The following proteins are encoded in a genomic region of Hydra vulgaris chromosome 05, alternate assembly HydraT2T_AEP:
- the LOC136080068 gene encoding uncharacterized protein LOC136080068, giving the protein MYAIVLFNATNTTDYVPLTWISGVEISSLSSSIKNKISVEVYWPNGQNFNLTGIAKAKYNLMDPDVHWPLFTARILGIADSLTEARSKAKRAEDTSNLDTSEENALKRVKRCKMISSSENEEEDYDQILPRCYLVL; this is encoded by the exons ATGTATGCAATAGTTTTATTCAATGCAACTAATACAACAGATTATGTGCCACTAACTTGGATAAGTGGAGTTGAAATCAGTTCACTTTCATccagtattaaaaataaaatatctgttGAAGTCTATTGGCCAAAtggacaaaattttaatttgacagGTATTGCAAAggctaaatataatttaatggaTCCAGATGTGCATTGGCCTTTATTTACTGCTAGAATTCTTGGAATTGCTG acAGTCTTACTGAAGCACGTTCAAAAGCAAAAAGAGCAGAGGACACCTCCAACCTTGATACGTCAGAAGAAAATGCATTGAAACGTGTTAAAAG ATGTAAAATGATTAGTTCCTCTGAGAATGAGGAAGAAGATTATGATCAGATTTTACCAAGGTGTTATCTAGTTTTATAA
- the LOC136080395 gene encoding uncharacterized protein LOC136080395 translates to MAVFNVMRSNNSASKYSQLKSILMDSAPVQNKSSPFQQITTCPTNNNKLLAGESVSLQMIANLLATVISNQEDMKKTQTMHTTQIQSIRRKLDLNDHIPSDLPEGIPLPAKSMEEIEILTQKLENPE, encoded by the exons ATGGCTGTATTCAATGTAATGAG atCTAACAATTCAGCATCAAAATATTCCCAATTGAAAAGCATATTGATGGACTCTGCCCCTGTTCAAAACAAATCATCACCTTTTCAACAAATCACCACCTGTccaacaaataataataaattattagcaG GTGAGTCTGTAAGTCTACAGATGATTGCTAATTTATTAGCAACTGTAATTAGCAATCAGGAAGATATGAAAAAGACTCAAACAATGCATACAACACAAATTCAATCTATCCGCCGCAAACTTGATTTGAATGATCATATACCTTCAGATCTTCCAGAAGGTATTCCACTGCCAGCTAAGTCAATGGAAGAAATAGAAATTTTAACACAGAAGCTGGAAAATCCAGAGTAA